The following proteins are encoded in a genomic region of Cryptomeria japonica chromosome 11, Sugi_1.0, whole genome shotgun sequence:
- the LOC131071077 gene encoding wall-associated receptor kinase-like 1 translates to MTSMGDKLQPEVREQIHRRLMTTLEETHYLENTNPHALVPPGRPGLASLLEEVGDPESWPNSPPGTSNFYILGCIGALALGGFFWWLRRRRLKHAADKNFIKNGGVELQERIALMGGRKSLRMFSETELKIASNNYSTELGRGGFATVYKGVLSDGNSVAIKKPKTFSPEFTNEIVILSHTNHRNVVKLIGCCLRTELPLLVYEFVPNGTLFQRLQSPEKNFPWERRRQIAIETAEGIAYMHRGSSQPIFHRDIKSSNILLDDTFTPKVADFGISRLRPSDETHLSTMFPSGTPGYVDPEFVRSNQYTDKSDVYSFGVVLIELLTGLRPVLSVQGSMCALYDHFLSTINDKCLSEILDTNAVKEENRGQMEKMAMLAKACLQVKAKERPSMREVVEELAWIRASTKQSGLCRDASFVEHTRLNHALETTENYTCPPITVISSGR, encoded by the exons ATGACCTCTATGGGGGATAAACTTCAACCAGAAGTAAGGGAGCAAATTCATCGTCGCCTTATGACGACATTGGAAGAAACCCACTACTTGGAGAACACTAATCCCCATGCTCTGGTTCCCCCCGGTCGCCCTGGGTTGGCATCCCTCCTAGAAGAAGTGGGGGACCCCGAATCATGGCCCAACAGTCCTCCTGGGACTTCAAATT TCTATATTCTCGGATGCATCGGAGCTCTTGCATTGGGTGGATTCTTTTGGTGGCTGAGGAGGCGTCGATTGAAACATGCCGCAGACAAGAATTTCATAAAGAATGGGGGAGTTGAGCTACAGGAACGCATTGCTTTAATGGGAGGAAGAAAGAGCCTACGAATGTTTTCTGAAACAGAGTTAAAAATAGCTTCCAATAATTACTCAACAGAGTTAGGAAGAGGCGGATTTGCAACCGTGTACAAGGGAGTTCTCTCGGACGGCAATTCAGTCGCAATCAAAAAGCCCAAAACATTTTCCCCGGAGTTCACCAATGAAATTGTGATTTTATCCCACACCAATCACAGAAACGTAGTGAAATTGATCGGTTGTTGCCTTCGTACTGAACTTCCATTGCTTGTATATGAATTTGTGCCAAATGGAACACTCTTTCAACGCTTACAGTCTCCAGAGAAGAACTTTCCTTGGGAAAGAAGGCGACAGATTGCCATAGAGACTGCAGAGGGTATAGCATACATGCATCGTGGATCCTCTCAGCCCATTTTCCATCGTGACATAAAATCCTCAAACATTTTGCTAGATGACACATTCACACCAAAAGTAGCCGACTTTGGTATTTCTCGTCTGCGCCCTTCTGATGAAACACATCTGAGTACCATGTTTCCATCTGGCACTCCAGGTTATGTCGACCCAGAGTTTGTGAGGAGCAACCAGTATACAGACAAGAGTGATGTTTACAGCTTCGGTGTAGTTTTGATAGAGCTTCTCACTGGTCTACGGCCTGTGTTGTCTGTACAAGGATCTATGTGCGCTTTGTATGACCATTTCCTCTCCACAATTAATGACAAATGCCTCTCAGAAATTTTAGATACTAATGCAGTGAAGGAGGAAAATCGAGGGCAGATGGAGAAAATGGCGATGTTAGCAAAAGCATGTTTGCAAGTGAAAGCAAAAGAAAGGCCATCAATGAGAGAGGTGGTGGAGGAACTTGCCTGGATTAGAGCTAGTACAAAACAATCGGGACTTTGCAGGGATGCAAGTTTTGTGGAGCACACGAGACTTAATCATGCTTTGGAAACCACTGAAAATTACACTTGTCCACCTATTACAGTAATTTCTTCAGGACGTTGA